A single Antechinus flavipes isolate AdamAnt ecotype Samford, QLD, Australia chromosome 5, AdamAnt_v2, whole genome shotgun sequence DNA region contains:
- the NCAPH2 gene encoding condensin-2 complex subunit H2 isoform X3: MRRRRPNDPSLLCPTGVWRNKQLASAQPDGQDGDSTCSTRPEPEEEFLSLDDFPDPRTNIDLKDDQPPTAVPVIPLVPMALVPPDEEEKKSNPLYSRRGEVLASRKDFRMNTSTPHPSGAFLLEPGGLSPMEQTVPRTQPGEDAERPEEMPMDVSIDMSPAPVLNFSQEEDEKPEAALPEGEEEVGGDALLHPEVPEASPQPPNQQQGVLEPRKYSLRGRPPAATPRPSWHPKEPPDPWQSLDPFDSVEGKPFKKGSPYSLPQQLEETTSGKRKRKISTRLQGFHEWYLAAYSGRSSQKPRHRGPTFADLEALYWKHIKEQVDALRKLRQGEGAEQLLAKDQEGLWALEEERVEDSLEQLGGGDSYLELEDAEPEEPLENIPEPEIIPPLTYEELVQRNVELFIANSQKYVHETELSQRIRDWEDTIGPLLREQEEHVPFDIHNYGDQVVAGFQQLNEWCPFAKLVAGKPAFEVCRSMLASLQLANDYTVEIAQKPGLAEAVDTMSLRLLTRQRAHERFQTYTAPSMAPP, encoded by the exons ATGCGCCGCAGACGCCCCAATGATCCTTCTCTACTCTGCCCCACTGGGGTTTG GCGGAACAAGCAGCTGGCGTCGGCGCAGCCCGATGGGCAGGATGGTGACAGCACCTGCAGCACTCGCCCCGAGCCCGAGGAAGAG TTTCTGTCCCTCGATGACTTTCCTGATCCCCGCACAAACATAGACCTGAAGGATGACCAGCCTCCCACC GCCGTGCCTGTCATTCCCTTGGTGCCCATGGCCCTGGTGCCCCctgatgaagaagagaagaagagcaACCCACTCTATAG CCGCCGAGGGGAGGTCCTGGCAAGCCGCAAGGATTTCAGGATGAACACCTCCACCCCTCACCCCAGCGGTGCCTTCCTGCTGGAGCCAGGGGGCCTGTCCCCAATGGAGCAGACCGTGCCGAGGACCCAGCCCGGTGAGG ACGCAGAGAGGCCCGAGGAGATGCCCATGGACGTCTCCATCGACATGTCCCCAGCTCCGGTGCTCAACTTCTCCCAGGAGGAAGATGAGAAGCCAG AGGCAGCACTACCGGAAGGTGAGGAAGAGGTGGGAGGAGATGCGCTCCTTCACCCGGAGGTCCCCGAGGCCTCTCCACAGCCCCCCAACCAGCAGCAG GGTGTCCTGGAACCAAGGAAGTACTCGCTGCGGGGCAGACCCCCAGCTGCTACCCCTCGCCCCTCATGGCACCCAAAG GAGCCCCCCGATCCCTGGCAGAGTCTGGACCCCTTTGATTCTGTGGAGGGCAAGCCCTTCAAGAAAG GTAGCCCTTACTCTTTGCCGCAGCAGCTGGAGGAGACCACATCTGGCAAACGCAAAAGGAAGATCTCCACCAGACTCCAGGGGTTTCATGAGTGGTACTTGGCTGCTT ATAGCGGCCGTAGCTCCCAGAAACCTCGGCACAGAGGCCCCACATTTGCAG ACCTAGAAGCCCTCTACTGGAAGCACATCAAGGAGCAGGTGGATGCCCTTCGGAAACTGCGGCAGGGAGAG GGAGCAGAGCAGCTGCTGGCCAAGGACCAGGAAGGGCTGTGGGCCCTAGAAGAGGAGCGAGTGGAGGACTCCCTGGAGCAGCTTGGAGGAGGAG ACAGCTACTTGGAACTCGAGGATGCAGAGCCCGAGGAGCCGCTGGAGAACATTCCAG AGCCAGAGATCATCCCTCCGCTCACCTACGAGGAGCTGGTCCAGAGAAACGTG GAATTATTTATTGCCAACTCTCAGAAGTACGTTCATGAGACCGAGCTGTCTCAGCGCATCCGGGACTGGGAGGACACCATCGGGCCCCTGCTTCGGGAACAG GAGGAGCACGTGCCTTTCGACATCCATAATTACGGGGACCAAGTGGTAGCGGGCTTTCAGCAGCTCAATGAGTGGTGTCCCTTTGCAAAGCTGGTGGCTGGCAAGCCTGCCTTTGAGGTGTGCCGGTCTATGCTGGCTTCCCTGCAGCTG GCCAACGACTACACAGTGGAGATTGCCCAGAAGCCTGGGCTGGCTGAGGCAGTGGATACCATGTCCCTGAGGCTTCTCACCCGCCAGCGAGCCCACGAGCGCTTCCAGACCTACACAGCCCCCTCCATGGCCCCCCCCTga
- the LOC127538819 gene encoding protein SCO2 homolog, mitochondrial, with amino-acid sequence MWPLRAPGRWRLALASLRGAARPYCSSQEAGGGGGPPKALGLRTRLLVTGLFGTGLAVAWLSARAEKERRQHLRRIEALRSAAVGQGDFDLVDHTGRPRRKADFRGQWVLLYFGFTHCPDICPEELEKLAGVVRRLEAEPGLPPVQPLFVTVDPERDDVAAVGNYVREFHPRLLGLTGTPEQVSQAGRNYRVYYSAGPPDEDQDYIVDHSIIIYLLNPDGLFTDYYNRSKTEEQITDSVRRHMAAFRSVLS; translated from the coding sequence ATGTGGCCCCTCCGGGCTCCCGGGCGCTGGCGCTTGGCCCTGGCCTCCCTGCGCGGGGCCGCCCGGCCCTACTGCAGCTCTCAGGAAGCAGGCGGGGGCGGAGGGCCCCCGAAGGCCCTGGGTCTGCGCACCCGCCTGCTGGTGACCGGGCTGTTCGGGACCGGGCTGGCCGTGGCTTGGCTGTCGGCCCGGGCCGAGAAGGAGCGGCGGCAGCATCTGCGGCGGATAGAGGCGCTGCGCAGCGCGGCCGTGGGCCAGGGGGACTTTGACTTGGTGGACCACACGGGCCGCCCTCGCCGCAAGGCCGACTTCCGGGGCCAGTGGGTGCTCCTGTACTTCGGCTTCACGCACTGCCCGGACATCTGCCCCGAGGAGCTGGAGAAGCTGGCCGGGGTGGTGCGCAGGCTCGAGGCGGAGCCCGGGCTGCCCCCCGTGCAGCCCCTCTTCGTCACCGTGGACCCTGAGCGGGACGACGTGGCCGCCGTGGGGAACTACGTGCGGGAGTTCCACCCGCGGCTGCTGGGGCTGACCGGCACCCCGGAGCAAGTGAGCCAGGCCGGGCGCAACTACCGGGTCTACTACAGCGCGGGGCCTCCGGACGAGGATCAGGACTACATAGTGGACCACTCCATCATCATCTACCTGCTCAATCCCGACGGCCTTTTCACCGACTACTACAACCGGAGTAAGACAGAGGAGCAGATCACAGACAGCGTGCGCCGCCATATGGCCGCCTTCCGCAGTGTCCTGAGCTGA
- the TYMP gene encoding thymidine phosphorylase: MAATDRTGPGSSPPTPASIPELIRKKRDGDRLEDAEIRSFIQGVTEGTVQEAQIGAMLMAIRLRGMDLGETEILTRALAESGQQLQWPEAWGRLLVDKHSTGGVGDKVSLVLAPALAACGCKVPMISGRGLGHTGGTLDKLESIPGFSVVQSPEQMRELLEHAGCCIVGQSQELVPADKVLYAIRDVTATVDSLPLITASILSKKAVEQLSTLVVDVKFGEAAIFPSQERARELAHALVGVGARLGVRVAAALTTMDSPLGRCVGHGLEVEEALQCLEGGGPPDLQDLVTQLGGSLLWLNGQAPTLTQGTARVGATLDNGSALGQFRAMLEAQGVAPKLAQALCSGSPAQRQGLLPTAPTKEELRTASEGTVEKIQALPLAQVLHELGAGRNRAGEPLHHDVGLELLVSLGQRVSAGTPWIRVHHKGPGLSPRHRQKLQEALTLSGGEPFVPDPCFRELILPPSMRG, from the exons ATGGCAGCGACAGACCGGACAGGGCCAG GCTCCAGCCCCCCGACCCCCGCCTCCATCCCGGAGCTGATTAGGAAGAAGCGAGATGGGGATCGCCTGGAGGATGCTGAGATTCGGAGCTTTATTCAGGGGGTGACAGAGGGGACAGTGCAGGAGGCGCAAATAG GTGCCATGCTCATGGCTATCCGGTTGCGAGGGATGGACCTGGGCGAGACAGAGATTCTGACCCGAGCCCTGGCCGAGTCTGGGCAGCAGCTTCAGTGGCCCGAGGCCTGGGGACGGCTGCTGGTGGACAAGCATTCAACAGGGGGTGTGGGGGACAAAGTCAGCCTGGTCTTGGCGCCTGCTCTGGCCGCCTGCGGCTGCAAG GTGCCGATGATCAGCGGCCGGGGACTGGGACACACCGGGGGCACGCTGGACAAGCTGGAATCCATCCCAGGCTTCTCGGTGGTACAAAGTCCAGAGCAG ATGCGGGAGCTGCTGGAGCATGCAGGCTGCTGCATTGTGGGGCAGAGTCAGGAGCTGGTCCCTGCAGACAAAGTCCTCTATGCCATCCGGGATGTGACTGCCACAGTGGACAGCCTCCCCCTCATCACAG CCTCCATCCTCAGTAAGAAGGCTGTGGAACAACTCTCGACCCTGGTGGTGGATGTGAAATTTGGAGAAGCAGCCATCTTCCCAAGCCAAGAAAGAGCTCGGGAGCTAGCCCACGCCCTG GTGGGCGTGGGGGCCCGCCTGGGGGTCCGGGTGGCGGCCGCACTGACGACCATGGACAGCCCTCTGGGCCGCTGCGTGGGCCACGGCCTTGAAGTGGAGGAGGCCTTACAGTGCCTGGAGGGAGGAGGTCCCCCGGACTTACAGGACCTTGTCACCCAACTAG GAGGATCCCTGCTGTGGCTGAATGGCCAAGCTCCAACCTTGACCCAGGGGACGGCCCGAGTGGGAGCCACGCTGGACAACGGCTCCGCGCTGGGCCAGTTCCGGGCCATGCTGGAGGCCCAGGGGGTGGCCCCCAAGCTGGCCCAAGCTCTGTGCTCGGGGTCTCCTGCCCAGCGCCAAGGCCTGCTCCCCACAGCCCCCACCAAGGAAGAGCTGAGAACAGCTTCAGAGG ggacAGTGGAGAAGATCCAGGCCCTGCCGCTGGCCCAGGTTCTCCACGAGCTGGGGGCTGGCCGGAACCGAGCAGGAGAGCCCCTCCACCACGATGTGGGGCTGGAGTTGCTGGTGAGCCTAGGACAGAGGGTCAGTGCAG GGACCCCCTGGATCCGCGTGCACCACAAGGGCCCCGGCCTGAGTCCGAGACACCGCCAGAAGCTGCAGGAGGCCCTGACGCTGTCCGGCGGGGAGCCCTTCGTGCCGGACCCCTGCTTTCGGGAGCTCATCCTGCCCCCCTCCATGAGGGGCTGA